In Cervus elaphus chromosome 24, mCerEla1.1, whole genome shotgun sequence, a single genomic region encodes these proteins:
- the LMOD3 gene encoding leiomodin-3, with the protein MSEHSRNSDQEEIDGEIDEDEILANLSPEELKELQSEMEVMAPDPRLPVGMIQKDQTDKPPTGNFDHKSLVDYMYWQKASRRMLEDERVPVTFVPTKEKTQEQHEAIDRSNKNISQYLKEKLNSEIAAHKRESQGSDNVQETNDDDDEDNEDEEEDEEDDAEDEGKEDSEESDETKRGEEGEVKEQIRNGENTCQPVTSKVTEEQKGRPEAQEKTEKKISKLDPKKLALDTSFLKVSARPSGNQTDLDGSLRRVRQNDPDMKELNLNNIENIPKEMLLDFVNAMKKNKHIKTFSLANVGADENVAFALANMLRENRSITTLNIESNFITGKGIVAIMRCLQFNETLTELRFHNQRHMLGHHAEMEIARLLKANNTLLKMGYHFELPGPRMVVTNLLTRNQDRQRQKRQEEQKQQQLKEQRKLIAMLENGLGLPPGMWEMLGGPMPDSRTQEFLQPPPPRPPNPQAVPFSRQNEAMKKPSQPPKYRTDPDSFRVVKLKRIQRKSRMPEAREPPEKTNLKDVIKTLKPVPRNRPPPLVEITPRDQLLNDIRHSNIAYLKPVQLPKELA; encoded by the exons ATGTCAGAACATAGCAGGAATTCAGATCAGGAAGAAATCGATGGGGAGATTGATGAAGATGAAATCTTGGCCAACTTGTCCCCAGAAGAGCTCAAAGAACTACAGTCGGAAATGGAGGTGATGGCCCCTgaccccaggcttcctgtgggaATGATTCAGAAGGATCAGACCGACAAGCCACCAACAGGGAACTTCGACCATAAATCTCTCGTTGATTATATGTATTGGCAAAAGGCATCCAGACGCATGCTGGAAGACGAACGTGTTCCTGTCACCTTTGTGCCAACCAAG GAAAAAACTCAAGAACAGCATGAAGCAATAGAcagaagcaataaaaatatttcccagtatttaaaagaaaaacttaacaGTGAAATCGCTGCACATAAAAGAGAATCACAGGGCAGTGACAATGTCCAAGAaacaaatgatgatgatgatgaagataaTGAAGATGAGGAGGAAGATGAAGAAGATGATGCAGAAGATGAAGGAAAAGAGGACAGTGAAGAGAGTGATGAAAcaaaaagaggagaggaaggtgAGGTAAAGGAGCAAATTAGAAATGGTGAGAACACCTGCCAACCAGTAACTAGTAAAGTAACTGAAGAACAGAAAGGCAGACCAGAGGCTCaagaaaaaactgagaaaaaaatatcgAAATTAGATCCCAAGAAGTTAGCTCTAGATACCAGTTTTTTGAAGGTAAGTGCAAGGCCCTCCGGAAACCAAACCGACCTGGATGGGAGCTTAAGGCGAGTGAGACAGAATGACCCCGACATGAAGGAACTCAACCTGAACAACATTGAAAACATCCCCAAAGAAATGTTGCTGGACTTTGTCAAtgcaatgaagaaaaacaaacacatcaaaaCCTTCAGTTTAGCGAACGTGGGCGCGGATGAGAATGTAGCATTCGCCTTGGCTAACATGTTGCGTGAAAATAGGAGCATTACCACGCTCAACATAGAGTCCAATTTCATCACAGGCAAGGGTATTGTGGCCATCATGAGGTGTCTCCAGTTTAACGAGACACTCACCGAACTTCGGTTTCACAATCAGAGACATATGCTGGGCCACCACGCTGAAATGGAAATCGCCAGGCTTTTGAAAGCGAACAACACGCTCCTGAAGATGGGCTACCATTTTGAGCTTCCGGGTCCCCGAATGGTGGTAACCAATCTGCTCACCAGGAATCAGGATAGACAAAGGCAGAAAAGGCAAGAAGAACAGAAACAGCAGCAGCTCAAAGAGCAGAGGAAGTTAATAGCCATGTTGGAGAACGGGCTGGGGCTGCCCCCTGGGATGTGGGAGATGCTGGGAGGACCAATGCCGGATTCCCGGACGCAGGAGTTCCTCCAGCCGCCTCCTCCTAGGCCTCCCAACCCCCAAGCAGTCCCCTTCAGTCGACAAAATGAAGCAATGAAAAAGCCATCGCAGCCGCCGAAGTACAGGACGGACCCCGACTCCTTCCGCGTGGTGAAGCTGAAAAGGATCCAGCGCAAATCTCGGATGCCAGAAGCCAGAGAGCCACCTGAGAAAACCAACCTGAAAGATGTGATCAAAACGCTCAAACCCGTGCCGAGAAATAGGCCACCCCCGTTGGTGGAGATTACCCCCAGAGATCAGCTCTTGAACGACATTCGTCACAGTAACATCGCCTATCTTAAACCT GTGCAGTTGCCAAAAGAACTGGCGTAA